A genomic segment from Lolium perenne isolate Kyuss_39 unplaced genomic scaffold, Kyuss_2.0 unplaced36, whole genome shotgun sequence encodes:
- the LOC127302969 gene encoding wall-associated receptor kinase 2-like codes for MQDKYALGGNRSMAYTQKTMTPAAALMALLLQLSFLAAAAAQVTGSTASCPRSCGNVSVPFPFGIGPDPDCYLLGFNLTCDRTSAQERLFIGGAGSTLEVVEISLANSTVRVMDTAGAVTITNQAIPPATLDPKGAWSSLGAGALQGPFVVSPTRNRLLVTGCNVQGTLLGEGDNLIVGCSTFCAITDQWTKATRVSPEDFAACAGDGCCETPIPIGRPSYVVWLKPLDLNQEMDHVAPIAVRVAETGWFEGASAALLNDPSRESSGRTAIPVVLEWAVNSARLVYQAPTTPGCPEDAATSVCRSSLSSCHNVSGNYRSGYVCRCLAGYQGNPYITEGCQDVDECALPGTCSGGECTNTPGDYTCHCPRGSRGNPHIEDGCVKSSIGLSAGIGIGSGAGFLLLVLGAIFTIRKLKHHRAKVLKHKFFRENRGHLLQQLVSQKADIAERMIIPLVELEKATNNFDKAREIAGGGHGMVYKGIMSDQHVVAIKKSKVTIRREIDEFINEVAILSQINHVNVVKLFGCCLETEVPLLVYEFISNGTLYHHLHVEQPKASLPWVDRLRIATETARALAYLHLAVSFPIVHRDVKSQNILLDDTLIAKVSDFGASRCIPVDQTGDDTAIQGTFGYLDPMYFYSGQLTEQSDVYSFGVLLMELLTRKKPCSYRSSEEKSLVAYFTALLAEGDLASVLDPQVEVEGGKQVEEVAILAAACVRMEGAQRPTMRQVEMKLESLRVPHESIVMCDRRDTRGSEWHVWLASCIFSLFFYGDSEACIN; via the exons ATGCAAGACAAGTACGCACTAGGTGGGAATCGATCGATGGCATACACACAGAAGACGATGACTCCGGCGGCCGCGCTGATGGCGTTGCTGTTGCAGCTCAGCTTCTTGGCCGCCGCCGCGGCTCAGGTCACCGGATCTACGGCGAGCTGCCCGAGGAGCTGCGGCAACGTGAGCGTGCCGTTCCCGTTCGGCATCGGCCCAGACCCAGATTGCTACTTGCTGGGCTTCAACCTCACCTGCGACCGGACGAGCGCACAAGAGCGGCTGTTCATCGGCGGTGCCGGCTCCACCCTCGAGGTCGTGGAGATCTCGCTCGCCAACTCCACGGTGCGCGTCATGGACACCGCGGGCGCCGTGACCATCACCAACCAGGCGATCCCCCCGGCCACGTTGGATCCCAAAGGCGCGTGGAGTAGCCTTGGAGCCGGTGCCCTCCAAGGCCCGTTCGTGGTGTCGCCGACGCGCAACCGGCTCCTGGTCACGGGGTGCAACGTGCAGGGCACGCTTCTCGGGGAGGGCGACAACCTTATCGTCGGCTGCTCCACCTTCTGCGCCATCACCGACCAGTGGACTAAGGCCACCAGGGTCTCGCCTGAGGACTTCGCCGCATGCGCCGGCGACGGCTGCTGCGAGACGCCCATCCCCATCGGCCGCCCCTCTTACGTCGTGTGGCTCAAGCCGCTGGACTTGAATCAGGAGATGGACCATGTGGCGCCCATTGCGGTGCGCGTCGCCGAGACGGGCTGGTTCGAGGGCGCCTCCGCCGCGCTGCTCAACGACCCCTCCCGTGAGTCTTCAGGCCGGACGGCTATCCCCGTGGTGCTGGAGTGGGCGGTGAATTCGGCGCGGCTCGTGTACCAGGCACCTACGACGCCGGGCTGCCCCGAGGACGCGGCGACGAGCGTGTGCCGGAGCAGCCTCAGCTCATGCCACAACGTGAGCGGCAACTACCGGAGCGGCTACGTGTGCCGGTGCCTGGCCGGGTACCAGGGCAACCCGTACATCACAGAGGGATGCCAAGACGTCGACGAGTGCGCGCTGCCGGGCACTTGCTCCGGCGGCGAGTGCACAAACACGCCTGGGGACTACACATGCCACTGTCCGCGCGGCTCCCGTGGCAACCCCCACATCGAAGATGGCTGCGTCAAATCATCCATAG GTTTGAGTGCCGGCATAGGAATCGGCAGTGGTGCTGGGTTCCTACTCCTGGTCCTCGGTGCCATTTTTACGATCCGGAAGCTGAAGCATCACAGGGCAAAAGTATTGAAACACAAATTCTTCAGGGAAAACAGGGGACACCTGCTGCAGCAACTTGTGTCGCAGAAGGCGGACATCGCCGAGAGGATGATCATCCCCTTGGTGGAGCTGGAGAAGGCCACCAACAACTTCGACAAGGCCCGCGAGATCGCGGGCGGAGGCCATGGCATGGTGTACAAAGGGATCATGTCCGACCAGCACGTCGTGGCCATCAAGAAGTCCAAGGTCACGATCCGGAGGGAGATCGATGAGTTCATCAACGAGGTGGCAATCCTCTCCCAAATTAACCATGTGAACGTGGTGAAGCTCTTCGGGTGCTGCCTTGAGACGGAGGTACCGTTGCTGGTATACGAGTTCATCTCCAATGGGACCCTTTACCATCATCTCCATGTCGAGCAACCTAAAGCATCAttgccatgggtggatcggctaagAATTGCAACGGAGACCGCCAGAGCTCTCGCGTATCTTCACTTGGCCGTGTCATTCCCAATAGTACACCGAGATGTCAAGTCTCAGAACATTCTCTTAGATGACACTCTCATAGCCAAGGTGTCGGACTTTGGAGCTTCGAGGTGCATTCCGGTCGATCAAACGGGGGACGATACCGCAATCCAAGGGACATTTGGGTACCTAGACCCCATGTACTTCTACTCAGGGCAGCTCACCGAGCAGAGCGACGTTTATAGCTTTGGCGTTCTCCTCATGGAGCTTCTCACAAGGAAGAAGCCATGCTCGTATCGATCGTCCGAAGAGAAAAGCCTAGTTGCATACTTCACTGCTTTGCTCGCAGAAGGCGATTTGGCTAGTGTGTTGGATCCCCAAGTGGAGGTGGAAGGGGGCAAGCAGGTTGAAGAAGTAGCTATATTGGCAGCAGCGTGCGTGCGGATGGAAGGAGCCCAGCGGCCAACCATGAGACAAGTGGAGATGAAGCTCGAGAGCCTTCGAGTGCCCCATGAAAGCATTGTAATGTGCGACCGTCGAGATACCCGCGGTAGTGAATGGCATGTGTGGCTTGCATCATGtattttttctctctttttctacGGAGATAGCGAGGCTTGTATTAACTAG